The bacterium HR17 genome includes the window AGTTTGCTGCCACCCTTGCTGATTATCGTGCTGCAGAACTTGATGTGATCTTCGCTGTCAAAGTCGCCTACATTGATTTGCAGGCAGCCCTTGCCGTTCAACGCTTGACCGAGGAAGCCGTTGGGTTAGCGAACACCCTTCACGACTTGGCTCAAAAGCAATACGCCATCGGCACGGTGCCCATTGTCCATGTCACCCGCACCGATATTGAGCGTCAGCGGGTGGGACAGGAGTTGGTGCAAGCGCAAGCGGAGGTTGCTGTCAAGCAAGTTGCCCTCAATGTGGCGTTGGGGCAAGACCCATCCACTCCCGTTTTGCCTGCCGATGAACTTTCCTATCAACCCTTGACAGTTTCGCTGGAGGAGTTGAAAGAGTTAGCGTTGAAGCAGCGCCCTGAAGTTTTGGCAGCGCAATCGCGCCTTGCGGCGCAACGCTTCGCTGTCAAGTCCGCACAAGCGCAACGGTTGCCCGATTTCTTCGTGCTAACACGCTTTGGCGAAAGCGAGAGAGCGCTGAGTTTTACCGCTCCCCGTTTGGGTATCGGCATCACTTTGCCTTTCCTTGACTTCGGTCGCATTAGGGGCGAAGTCAAAGCCGCCAAAGCACAAGTCGCTGAGCAGGAAGCCTTGTTGGAGCAAACCAAGCGAGTTGTCCTCGCCGATGTGGAGACCGCAGTGAAGAAATTGATTGCTGCCCAAACTGTCGTGGAAAGGTATCGTCAACACATTATCCCTTCCGCTGAAGATTTGCTCAAGCGTGTGAAGGAAGCATATGCCGAAGGCGGAAGCACCCTGCTGGAAATCATAGATGCCCAGCAAACTTGGCGGACAGTTCGCAAGGAGCTCGTGGAAGCCATCGCCAATTACCAAAAAGCGCTGGCGAATCTGGAACGAGCCATCGGTGGCTCTATCCCACCAAGCAATGTCCCACCAAAAAGCGAAAAAGGAGGTGTCACCAATGAACGGTCGTTTCATGGCGGGAAAAGTCAAGGGTGATTTTGGGCTGGAGCGAAAGGCAAAGGTCTCGCCCCACCAACGCCTTGCAGTTAGGGTTGATGGAGACGAAAGGGCTTTGATGCCAGTCAAAGATGCAAACTGTCAACATCTTTGTTTCGTGGGGTTTCCCATCCACATCCAACAGCGCCAGCCGAACGAACTTGACAACATACTCAAAAGGTTGCCCGAGATGAGAGCCCTCGTAAATCGGGTCGGTATCAACGACTCGGATAATTCCCTGCCGTTCCAAAGCATTGGCGTCCAGATAAACTTCCGAAGCCCCCGTGTCAAAATCGGCAATCAGATCGCAGGTAG containing:
- the oprM gene encoding Outer membrane protein OprM; translated protein: MLWRLVSVTFAVVAFAQAQTPQQLSLSEAVALALKQNPLLVAARQRVEAAKGKRVSAKALPNPSLAIVPFGTIADNPFLLEQTFELPSKRSFRVKASENEFAATLADYRAAELDVIFAVKVAYIDLQAALAVQRLTEEAVGLANTLHDLAQKQYAIGTVPIVHVTRTDIERQRVGQELVQAQAEVAVKQVALNVALGQDPSTPVLPADELSYQPLTVSLEELKELALKQRPEVLAAQSRLAAQRFAVKSAQAQRLPDFFVLTRFGESERALSFTAPRLGIGITLPFLDFGRIRGEVKAAKAQVAEQEALLEQTKRVVLADVETAVKKLIAAQTVVERYRQHIIPSAEDLLKRVKEAYAEGGSTLLEIIDAQQTWRTVRKELVEAIANYQKALANLERAIGGSIPPSNVPPKSEKGGVTNERSFHGGKSQG